One Granulicella sp. 5B5 DNA window includes the following coding sequences:
- the sdhB gene encoding succinate dehydrogenase iron-sulfur subunit translates to MATAARTIKVEIKRQSSPDAKAVTETFEIPYRPNMNITSLLGEIALNPVDVSGKATTPVTYDSNCLEEICGSCAMLINGKARMACSALVDKLLAESNTITLAPLSKFPVVRDLAVDRSVLFENLKAVKAWVPIDGTYDLGSGPRQQPQIQEQRYPLSNCISCCCCMEVCPQFNVETGFVGAATIAQAKLFNMDPAGSVLKEDRLRALAGDGGIQECGFAQNCVVACPKELPLTEAISDMGRDVFVQQVKDFFTR, encoded by the coding sequence ATGGCCACTGCAGCCCGCACCATCAAAGTCGAGATCAAGCGCCAGTCCTCGCCGGACGCCAAGGCCGTCACCGAGACGTTCGAGATCCCCTATCGACCGAACATGAACATCACTTCGCTGCTCGGCGAGATTGCGCTGAACCCCGTCGACGTGAGCGGCAAGGCAACAACGCCGGTCACCTACGACTCCAACTGCCTTGAAGAGATCTGCGGCAGCTGCGCGATGCTGATCAACGGCAAAGCGCGCATGGCCTGCTCTGCACTTGTCGACAAACTTCTTGCAGAGAGCAATACCATCACCCTCGCACCGCTCTCCAAGTTCCCCGTCGTTCGCGACCTTGCCGTGGACCGCAGCGTACTCTTTGAAAACCTGAAGGCCGTGAAGGCATGGGTACCGATCGACGGCACCTACGACCTCGGCTCCGGCCCGCGCCAGCAGCCGCAGATCCAGGAGCAGCGCTACCCGCTGTCGAACTGCATCTCCTGCTGCTGCTGCATGGAAGTCTGCCCGCAGTTCAATGTGGAGACGGGCTTTGTCGGTGCGGCGACCATCGCACAGGCCAAGCTGTTCAACATGGACCCCGCAGGCTCCGTGCTCAAAGAGGATCGCCTCCGCGCGCTGGCCGGCGATGGCGGCATCCAGGAATGCGGCTTTGCGCAGAACTGCGTTGTAGCCTGCCCCAAGGAGCTTCCGCTTACCGAAGCCATTAGCGATATGGGGCGCGATGTCTTTGTGCAGCAGGTGAAGGACTTCTTCACACGTTAA
- a CDS encoding heme-binding protein, translating to MSTSIKTIQLTDARRIIAAATKKAEEIGQPMNIAVVDAGGNLLAFERMENAWLGSIDIAQKKAFTSRAFDITTKDLGTHSQSGNQFFGIHASNDGKIMIFAGGIPVKQDGIVVGAVGVSGGSGDQDHAVAEAGAAAL from the coding sequence ATGAGCACCAGCATCAAGACGATCCAGCTTACGGATGCACGCCGTATCATCGCAGCCGCAACCAAGAAAGCAGAAGAGATCGGCCAGCCCATGAACATTGCCGTTGTTGACGCCGGCGGAAACCTGCTTGCATTCGAGCGCATGGAAAACGCATGGCTCGGCTCTATCGATATCGCGCAGAAGAAAGCATTCACCTCCCGCGCGTTCGATATCACCACCAAAGACCTGGGCACACACTCGCAATCGGGCAATCAGTTCTTCGGGATTCACGCCTCAAACGACGGCAAGATCATGATCTTCGCTGGCGGCATTCCAGTAAAGCAGGATGGTATTGTTGTCGGCGCAGTCGGTGTCAGCGGTGGCTCTGGGGATCAGGATCACGCGGTGGCCGAAGCCGGCGCGGCTGCTCTCTAA
- a CDS encoding dipeptidase, giving the protein MKMMIIDGHADTPQRFVDEGWNFSDPLNGGMINLDSARAGNLAAEFFAIWVEPKEWHGRYAQRTLQLLDGVYNQLRLHPTTMRLGLSAADIVQAHADGIFCALLGIEGGHSIENNLDNLRLFYRLGVRYMTLTWSNSNEWADSSGDLDDANVMHHNGLTTFGREVVREMNRLGMMVDVSHVSDATLAQVLETTSAPIIASHSSARALTDTARNLTDDQLRAIAANDGIVMVNFYPPFIDEAWTKEWLKKIPERDAFRQAAAAPYRERGEPVPYTVITAADRAFYAEHLSATLPLPPLGTLIDHIDHVARVAGIDHVGLGSDFDGVQFLPEGLNSAADLPKIADALVQRGYTTEQLEKLLGGNLLRVFTAVQNAATS; this is encoded by the coding sequence ATGAAGATGATGATCATCGACGGACACGCCGACACGCCGCAACGATTTGTAGATGAGGGCTGGAACTTCAGTGACCCACTCAACGGCGGCATGATCAACCTTGACTCCGCGCGCGCAGGCAACCTTGCGGCGGAGTTCTTCGCCATATGGGTCGAACCCAAAGAATGGCATGGCCGCTACGCGCAGCGCACTCTGCAACTCCTCGACGGCGTCTACAACCAGCTGCGCCTGCATCCAACCACGATGCGGCTTGGCCTCAGCGCGGCCGACATCGTGCAAGCGCATGCCGATGGCATCTTCTGCGCTCTGTTGGGCATCGAGGGAGGGCACTCTATCGAGAACAATCTCGATAACCTGCGGCTTTTCTATCGGCTGGGCGTGCGCTACATGACGCTGACGTGGTCCAACAGCAACGAATGGGCAGACAGCTCCGGCGACCTGGATGACGCGAACGTCATGCACCACAATGGCCTCACGACGTTTGGCCGCGAAGTGGTGCGCGAGATGAACCGCCTCGGCATGATGGTCGATGTTTCGCACGTCTCCGACGCAACGCTGGCGCAAGTGCTGGAGACGACCAGCGCACCTATCATCGCTTCGCACTCATCCGCACGCGCGCTCACTGACACGGCACGCAATCTCACCGACGATCAACTGCGCGCCATCGCCGCCAACGACGGCATCGTGATGGTGAACTTCTATCCACCGTTCATCGACGAGGCATGGACAAAGGAGTGGTTGAAAAAAATCCCCGAGCGTGATGCCTTTCGCCAGGCTGCAGCAGCGCCTTATCGTGAGCGCGGCGAGCCTGTGCCCTACACCGTTATCACCGCGGCTGACCGTGCCTTCTATGCAGAGCATCTGAGCGCCACGTTGCCACTCCCGCCGCTTGGCACGCTCATCGACCACATCGACCATGTGGCCCGCGTTGCGGGCATCGACCACGTCGGCCTTGGTTCTGATTTCGACGGCGTCCAGTTTCTGCCTGAGGGCCTGAACAGCGCGGCCGATCTGCCAAAGATCGCCGATGCACTGGTTCAACGCGGTTACACCACTGAGCAGCTCGAGAAGCTGCTCGGTGGTAACCTGCTGCGCGTATTCACTGCCGTGCAAAACGCAGCGACATCCTGA